One Skermanella sp. TT6 genomic window, GTAATAAATTCTCTTTATGAGTGTCGAGCTTCGCCAGATCCGGGCCTTCATCGTCGTCGCGCGCTTCGGCAGCTTCACCCGGGCCGCCGACCTGCTGAACCTGACCCAGCCTGCGCTGACGGTGCAGATCCGCCGGCTCGAACAGACGCTGGCCGTCAAGCTGTTCGACCGCAACACTCGGGCGGTCGAGCTGACCCGGATCGGGCGCGAACTGCTGCCGGTCCTGACCCGGCTGATGGGGGAGATGGACGCCGTCGTCGCCGGCACGCGGGAAATGGCGGCGATGCGCTACGGCGTGGTGCGGATCGCGGCCCTGCCCTCCGTCGCCGCGACGGTGCTGCCGCCGCTGATCGCCCGGTTCCGGGAAGGGCATCCGCTCATCCGGGTCGTGATCCGCGACTCCGTGGTCGAGCGGATCAACGCCATGGTCCGCGACGAGAGCGTGGATCTCGGCATCGGCGCCGACCTGGAGCCGGAAGCCGGCCTGACATCCGTCCCGCTGTTCGAGGACGAGATGCGGGCGGTGGTTCCGGCGACGCATCCGTTGAGCCGCGAGCGGGAGGTCATGCTGGAACGGCTCGCCGGGGAGCCGCTGATCCTGATGGACATGTCGAGCAGCGTGCGCCGCCTGACCGACCGGGCCTTCGCCGATCTCGGCCACCTCGTCGCCCCGGCCTACGAGGTCACCTACATGAGCACCGCGCTGGGGCTGGTGCGGGCCGGCCTGGGCATCGCCATCCTGCCCTCCACCGCGATCGAGCTGAGGCTTGATCCGGCGATCCCGTCGCTGCGGATCGTCGAGCCCCGGCTGCGCCGCTCCATCACCCTGGTGCTCAAGGCCGGCCGCTCGCTGCCGCCGGCCGCGGAGGCGTTCCGGACCCTCCTGACGGAGAATGGGAGCAACCTTCAGAGCCGGCGCGGGTCAGGCTGAACAACCTTCCCCGATCACGGTGACGCTCCGAATGCCGGAAACGTCCGGCGTTCGGAGCAGGTCCCGGCAACCGCTCGCGTCAGCGCCGTGCCCACCATTTGGCATGGCCCTTCGCAAGCCTCTTCCTGCTCAGCTTGAACTTCCCTTTGGCCACCTCCAGCGCCTCGCCATAGACGGAGTGAACCGCCCCGGGATTCCCGGAGGCCGATTTAGTTGAGTCACGCCGCTATGGCGACGTCCTCGGTTTGAGCATAGTAGCGCGCTTCGGCCTCGGCGGGCGGGATATTGCCGATGGGCTCGAGCAGGCGCCGGTGGTTGAACCAGTCCACCCATTCCAGGGTGGCGAACTCGACGGCTTCCAGGGTGCGCCACGGTCCGCGGCGCCGGATCACCTCGGTCTTGTAGAGGCCGTTGATCGTCTCGGCCAAGGCATTGTCATAGGAATCGCCAACGCTTCCCACGGAGGGCTCGACGCCAGCGTCGGTGAGACGCTCGGTGTACTTGATAGCGACATATTGCGACCCGCGATCGGAATGATGAATGAGACCGCTGCCTTTGGCAGGTCGGCGGTCGTGAAGCGCCTGCTCCAGGGCATCCAGCACGAAGCCGGCGTGGGCGGTGCTGGAGACCCGCCAGCCGACGATCCGCCGGGCAAAGGCGTCGATGACGAAGGCCACGTAGACGAAGCCCTGCCAAGTCGCCACATACGTGAAATCCGCCAGCCACAGGGTGTTCGGGCGGGGCGCCCGGAACTGACGGTTCACCCGGTCGAGCGGACACGGCGCCGCCAGGTCGCTTATCGTCGTCCGTACCGTCTTGCCGCGTGTCACCCCCTTCAGCCCCATACGCCGCATCAGGCGGGCTACCGTGCAACGCGCCACGGCAAGGCCTTCCCGCCGCAACTGCCGCCAGACCTTCCGGACCCCGTAGACCTGGAAATTCTCATCCCAGATCCGCCGGATAACCACGCTTATCTCGGCATCGCTTCGCCAGCGGGCCGGCGCCTTTGACGGGTCAGTCCGCCGGGCGGCATGGGCGCGGTAGGTCGACGGGGCGATCGGCAGCACCTTGCAGATCGGCTCGACCCCGTGGACGGCGCGCTGCTCGTCGATGAAGGCGATCATTTCCGGAACGGGCGGTCGAGCTCCGCCTGGGCGAAATACGCCGATGCCTTGCGAAGGATCTCGTTTGCCTGGCGCAGCTCACGGACTTCGCGCTCCAGCGCCTTGATCCGCTCCTGCTCGTCCGTTGTCGGACCAGGCCGCTTGCCCTGGTCGCGCTCGGCCTGCCGGACCCAGCCCCGCAGCGTCTCCGCCGTGCAGCCGATCTTGGTCGCGATCGAGCTGATCGCCGCCCACTGCGACGCGTGCTCGCCTTCGTGCTCGAACACCATCCGAACCGCGCGTTCGCGGACTTCAGGGGCGTACTTGGGTGATGCCTGTTTCGTCATGATGACCCCAGTCTCTCAAGAAATGGGGCCTCCGGTAAACCCGGCGCGGTTCAGAGTCCTGGAGCGATTGCACCGAGTCCTCCGACAGTTGGGAGCCGGTATCACCGCCTTTGCTGACCGCGATCCTTCCCATCTGTCCCATCCGCTTCAGGGCCTTCTTGGCATCCCGGTCAGCCAGGGTCATGTAATCCATGGTCTTGAAATCGCCGGGCTTGTCCTTGGCCCGAAGCTTGGATGCCTTCTTGAGGTCGGCCTTGGCCTTGACACGCGTCTCTCCCTTGCCCTTGATCTCGTCGTGGGTATAGGAGCCCCGCTCGATGGCCGAGGTCTGCCGGGAGGACAGTTCGAACCGCTCTCCGAAAAGCTGGGCCTGATGGTTCGGATCGATTGCCGCGTCCAGCTCAAGGTCCCTGAGATGCATCATGGAGACGAACTTCACGCGCTGCTGCCTCAGCACGGCCGGACGGTCGCCCCTGCGTTTCTTGAGCAGGTCGCGGATGACCCTGTTCTCCTGACCGGAGCTGAGGCGGAGGCGGCTCCTTGACCGGATGTTCTTGAACTCGAACTGCTTGTCGGCGAGCCCCTCCATGAACTCCGACGTGGTGACGTGCGCCACGATGTGAGGTCCTTGGG contains:
- a CDS encoding IS3 family transposase (programmed frameshift) encodes the protein MTKQASPKYAPEVRERAVRMVFEHEGEHASQWAAISSIATKIGCTAETLRGWVRQAERDQGKRPGPTTDEQERIKALEREVRELRQANEILRKASAYFGPGGARPPVPEMIAFIDEQRAVHGVEPICKVLPIAPSTYRAHAARRTDPSKAPARWRSDAEISVVIRRIWDENFQVYGVRKVWRQLRREGLAVARCTVARLMRRMGLKGVTRGKTVRTTISDLAAPCPLDRVNRQFRAPRPNTLWLADFTYVATWQGFVYVAFVIDAFARRIVGWRVSSTAHAGFVLDALEQALHDRRPAKGSGLIHHSDRGSQYVAIKYTERLTDAGVEPSVGSVGDSYDNALAETINGLYKTEVIRRRGPWRTLEAVEFATLEWVDWFNHRRLLEPIGNIPPAEAEARYYAQTEDVAIAA
- a CDS encoding LysR family transcriptional regulator, whose translation is MSVELRQIRAFIVVARFGSFTRAADLLNLTQPALTVQIRRLEQTLAVKLFDRNTRAVELTRIGRELLPVLTRLMGEMDAVVAGTREMAAMRYGVVRIAALPSVAATVLPPLIARFREGHPLIRVVIRDSVVERINAMVRDESVDLGIGADLEPEAGLTSVPLFEDEMRAVVPATHPLSREREVMLERLAGEPLILMDMSSSVRRLTDRAFADLGHLVAPAYEVTYMSTALGLVRAGLGIAILPSTAIELRLDPAIPSLRIVEPRLRRSITLVLKAGRSLPPAAEAFRTLLTENGSNLQSRRGSG